The following proteins are encoded in a genomic region of Arthrobacter jiangjiafuii:
- the rplN gene encoding 50S ribosomal protein L14, giving the protein MIQQESRLKVADNTGAKEILTIRVLGGSGRRYAGIGDTIVATVKDAIPGGNVKKGDVVKAVIVRTKKERRRQDGSYIKFDENAAVILKNDGDPRGTRIFGPVGRELRDKKFMKIISLAPEVL; this is encoded by the coding sequence GTGATTCAGCAGGAGTCGCGGCTTAAGGTCGCCGACAACACTGGTGCCAAGGAAATCTTGACCATCCGTGTTCTCGGTGGATCCGGGCGCCGCTACGCAGGCATTGGCGACACCATTGTTGCCACCGTCAAGGATGCAATTCCCGGCGGCAACGTCAAAAAGGGCGATGTGGTCAAGGCCGTCATCGTTCGCACCAAGAAGGAACGCCGTCGCCAGGACGGTTCCTACATCAAGTTCGATGAGAACGCTGCAGTGATCTTGAAGAATGACGGAGACCCCCGCGGTACCCGCATCTTCGGCCCGGTCGGCCGCGAACTTCGCGACAAGAAGTTCATGAAGATCATTTCGCTGGCTCCGGAGGTGCTGTAG
- the rpsH gene encoding 30S ribosomal protein S8, whose translation MTMTDPVADMLTRLRNANSAYHDTVSMPYSKLKARVADILKAEGYIAGWKEEEAVVGKKLTLDLKFGPNRERSIAGVRRISKPGLRVYAKSTNLPRVLGGLGIAILSTSSGLLTDRQAAKKGVGGEVLAYVW comes from the coding sequence ATGACAATGACAGATCCTGTCGCAGACATGCTTACGCGTCTGCGCAATGCAAACTCGGCATATCACGATACCGTGTCCATGCCTTACAGCAAGCTCAAGGCGCGCGTCGCTGACATCCTGAAGGCCGAGGGCTACATCGCCGGCTGGAAGGAAGAAGAGGCCGTAGTCGGCAAGAAGCTGACCCTTGATCTCAAATTCGGTCCGAACCGCGAGCGTTCCATCGCCGGCGTGCGTCGTATCTCCAAGCCCGGTCTGCGCGTTTACGCAAAGTCCACCAACCTGCCGCGTGTTCTCGGTGGTCTGGGTATCGCAATCCTGTCGACGTCGTCAGGTCTCCTGACCGACCGCCAGGCCGCCAAGAAGGGTGTAGGTGGGGAAGTCCTCGCCTACGTCTGGTAG
- the rpsQ gene encoding 30S ribosomal protein S17: MSENKNEAAVTTDANGADARGYRKTARGYVVSDKMDKTVVVQVEDRVKHALYGKVLRRTSKLKAHDEQNAAGVGDLVLIAETRPLSATKRWRLVEIIEKAK; this comes from the coding sequence ATGAGTGAAAACAAGAATGAGGCAGCAGTGACAACTGACGCAAACGGAGCCGATGCCCGCGGGTACCGGAAGACCGCACGCGGCTACGTGGTCTCTGACAAGATGGATAAGACCGTCGTTGTTCAGGTTGAAGACCGCGTCAAGCACGCCCTGTACGGAAAGGTGCTTCGCCGCACCTCGAAGCTCAAGGCCCACGACGAGCAGAATGCTGCCGGAGTCGGTGACCTCGTGCTGATCGCCGAAACCCGGCCGCTCTCCGCTACGAAGCGGTGGCGCCTGGTCGAGATCATCGAGAAGGCCAAGTAA
- the secY gene encoding preprotein translocase subunit SecY, with product MLSAIGRAFRTPDLRRKLLFTLGIITIFRMGAFIPAPGVDYGNVQQCLALGTTSGGLYEFVNLFSGGALLQVSIFALGIMPYITASIIVQLLRVVIPHFQALHDEGAQGQSKLTQYTRYLTIALGLLNATTVVSLARTGALFNNACSVPIIPDDNIITILLLIITLTAGTGLIMWMGELVTEKGVGNGMSLLIFTSIAAGFPSSLGAILSAQGWTVFLAVLGIGILVVALVIFVEQSQRRIPVQYAKRMVGRRTVGGTNTYIPIKVNMAGVIPVIFASSMLYLPSLVAQFNTPSTGTPPEWVVWINNYLTSGDHPFYMALYFLMIVFFTYFYVSITFNPEEVSENMKKYGGFIPGIRAGRPTAEYLNYVLQRITLPGALYLGFVALIPLIALVLVGANANFPFGGTSILIMVGVGLETVKQIDAQLQQRHYEGLLR from the coding sequence TTGCTTAGCGCTATTGGCCGGGCTTTCCGGACGCCAGACCTGCGACGCAAGCTGTTGTTTACGCTGGGAATCATCACTATCTTCCGCATGGGTGCTTTTATCCCGGCCCCGGGTGTTGACTACGGCAATGTGCAGCAGTGCTTGGCTCTGGGTACCACCTCGGGTGGTCTCTACGAATTCGTTAACCTCTTCAGCGGCGGCGCCCTGCTGCAGGTCTCCATCTTTGCCCTGGGCATCATGCCTTACATCACCGCCAGCATCATCGTTCAGCTGCTGCGCGTCGTGATTCCCCACTTCCAGGCACTCCATGACGAAGGCGCGCAGGGCCAGTCCAAGCTGACCCAGTACACGCGGTACCTGACGATCGCCCTGGGCCTGCTCAACGCCACCACCGTCGTCTCGCTGGCCCGCACCGGAGCGCTGTTCAACAACGCCTGCTCCGTGCCGATCATCCCCGACGACAACATCATCACCATCCTGCTCCTGATCATTACTCTGACCGCCGGTACCGGCCTGATCATGTGGATGGGTGAACTGGTCACGGAAAAGGGTGTCGGCAACGGCATGTCCCTGCTCATCTTCACCTCCATCGCCGCCGGCTTCCCGAGCTCGCTCGGTGCCATCCTCAGCGCCCAGGGCTGGACTGTCTTCCTGGCCGTCCTCGGCATCGGCATCCTCGTGGTTGCCCTCGTGATTTTCGTGGAGCAGTCGCAGCGCCGGATCCCGGTGCAGTATGCCAAGCGCATGGTGGGCCGCCGCACCGTCGGCGGAACCAACACCTACATCCCGATCAAGGTCAACATGGCCGGGGTCATCCCCGTCATCTTCGCCTCGTCGATGCTCTACCTGCCGTCCCTGGTGGCACAGTTCAATACCCCCTCCACCGGCACCCCGCCGGAATGGGTTGTATGGATCAACAACTACCTCACAAGCGGCGACCATCCGTTCTACATGGCGCTCTACTTCCTGATGATCGTGTTCTTCACGTACTTCTATGTGTCGATCACGTTCAATCCCGAGGAAGTCTCGGAGAACATGAAGAAGTACGGCGGCTTCATCCCGGGCATCCGGGCAGGCCGGCCTACGGCCGAGTACCTCAACTACGTGCTCCAGCGCATTACTTTGCCTGGCGCGCTTTACCTGGGCTTTGTAGCCCTGATCCCGCTGATCGCACTGGTGCTGGTCGGAGCGAACGCGAACTTCCCGTTCGGCGGGACCTCGATCCTCATCATGGTTGGTGTGGGACTCGAAACAGTCAAACAGATCGACGCGCAACTGCAGCAACGTCACTACGAAGGGTTATTGCGATGA
- the rpmC gene encoding 50S ribosomal protein L29 translates to MAIGSKELAPKQLDGFDKDRLVEELRKAKEELFNLRFQSATGQLESHGRLRVVKRDIARIYTVLRERELGIRPEVVAPVEEAAPEKAAKKSKKKATESEAPAEVAEDDAK, encoded by the coding sequence ATGGCAATTGGTTCAAAGGAACTGGCACCGAAGCAGCTGGACGGCTTCGATAAGGACCGTCTCGTCGAGGAACTTCGCAAGGCCAAGGAAGAGCTGTTCAACCTCCGCTTCCAGTCCGCAACCGGTCAGCTGGAAAGCCACGGCCGTCTGCGCGTTGTAAAGCGCGACATCGCCCGCATCTACACGGTGCTGCGCGAGCGCGAGCTGGGGATTCGTCCCGAGGTCGTTGCTCCCGTCGAGGAAGCAGCTCCTGAAAAGGCAGCGAAGAAGTCCAAGAAGAAGGCTACCGAGTCTGAAGCTCCGGCCGAGGTCGCTGAGGATGATGCCAAATGA
- the rplP gene encoding 50S ribosomal protein L16, with product MLIPRRVKFRKQHHPGRSGAATGGTAVSFGEWGIQALTPAYVTNRQIEAARIAMTRHIKRGGKVWINIYPDRPLTKKPAETRMGSGKGSPEWWVANVKPGRVLFEISGVNEEVAREALRLAIHKLPLKARIVRREGGE from the coding sequence ATGCTTATCCCACGTCGAGTCAAGTTCCGTAAGCAGCACCACCCGGGTCGTTCCGGCGCTGCAACCGGCGGCACTGCAGTCAGCTTCGGCGAGTGGGGCATCCAGGCTTTGACGCCTGCGTATGTCACCAACCGCCAGATCGAAGCTGCACGTATTGCCATGACGCGCCACATCAAGCGCGGCGGAAAGGTCTGGATCAACATCTACCCGGACCGTCCGCTGACGAAGAAGCCGGCCGAAACCCGCATGGGTTCCGGTAAGGGTTCTCCGGAGTGGTGGGTTGCAAACGTCAAGCCGGGCCGCGTTCTCTTCGAGATCTCCGGTGTTAATGAAGAGGTAGCTCGTGAGGCCCTGCGCCTGGCGATCCATAAGCTGCCGTTGAAGGCACGCATTGTGCGTCGCGAGGGTGGTGAATAG
- the rplR gene encoding 50S ribosomal protein L18, whose translation MAISINKKRNSKSKSAARSRRQLRIRKRISGTQARPRLVVNRSARHVFVQVVDDTRGVTVASASTMEADLRALDGDKTAKSKRVGELVAERAKAAGVEAVVFDRGGNRYHGRIAAVADGAREGGLSL comes from the coding sequence ATGGCCATCAGCATTAATAAGAAGCGCAATTCCAAGAGCAAGTCGGCTGCCCGCAGCCGCCGCCAGCTGCGCATCCGCAAGCGGATTTCCGGTACGCAGGCTCGCCCGCGTCTGGTCGTCAACCGCTCGGCCCGCCACGTATTCGTCCAGGTTGTCGATGACACCCGCGGCGTAACCGTAGCTTCGGCTTCCACCATGGAAGCCGACCTGCGCGCACTGGACGGCGACAAGACCGCCAAGTCCAAGCGCGTCGGCGAGCTCGTTGCCGAACGTGCCAAGGCTGCCGGTGTAGAAGCCGTTGTCTTTGACCGCGGTGGCAACCGTTACCACGGCCGCATTGCGGCCGTTGCAGACGGCGCACGTGAAGGTGGGCTGTCACTGTGA
- the rplX gene encoding 50S ribosomal protein L24: MAKIKKGDLVQVISGATAARGGDRGKQGKVLKVYTDTNRVLVEGVNTVKKHTKVGQSSKGSKTGGIEIVEAPLHVSNVAIVDPETKKPTRVGYRQEIVEKDGRERTVRIRVAKGSGKDL; the protein is encoded by the coding sequence ATGGCAAAAATCAAAAAGGGTGACCTCGTTCAGGTCATCAGCGGTGCAACTGCTGCCCGCGGCGGAGACCGCGGCAAGCAGGGCAAGGTTCTGAAGGTTTACACCGACACCAACCGCGTCCTGGTTGAAGGCGTCAACACTGTCAAGAAGCACACCAAGGTTGGCCAGTCCTCCAAGGGCTCGAAGACCGGTGGCATCGAGATTGTCGAAGCTCCCCTCCACGTTTCCAACGTCGCAATCGTTGACCCGGAAACGAAGAAGCCGACCCGTGTTGGCTACCGTCAGGAAATCGTCGAAAAAGACGGCCGTGAGCGCACTGTGCGTATCCGCGTCGCCAAGGGCTCAGGGAAGGACCTCTAA
- the rplE gene encoding 50S ribosomal protein L5, with product MTETVTKIVPRLKTRYAAEIKQTLQDEFNYTNVNQVPRLVKVVVNMGVGDAAKDSKLIDGAVKDLTQITGQKPQVTKARKSIAQFKLREGMPIGCHATLRGDRMWEFVDRLVTLALPRIRDFRGLNGKQFDGNGNYTFGLTEQSMFHEIDQDKIDRVRGMDITVVTTAKTDDEGRALLKALGFPFTSED from the coding sequence ATGACTGAGACCGTCACCAAGATCGTTCCCCGTCTGAAGACCCGCTACGCAGCGGAGATCAAGCAGACCCTGCAGGACGAGTTCAACTACACGAACGTCAACCAGGTTCCCCGCCTTGTCAAGGTGGTTGTGAACATGGGTGTTGGAGATGCCGCTAAGGACTCCAAGCTCATTGACGGTGCAGTCAAGGATCTGACCCAGATCACGGGTCAGAAGCCGCAGGTCACGAAGGCCCGCAAGTCGATCGCTCAGTTCAAGCTGCGCGAAGGCATGCCCATCGGCTGCCACGCAACTCTGCGTGGAGACCGTATGTGGGAATTCGTCGACCGCCTGGTAACCCTGGCACTGCCGCGTATCCGCGACTTCCGCGGCCTGAACGGCAAGCAGTTCGACGGCAACGGCAACTACACGTTCGGTCTGACCGAGCAGTCGATGTTCCACGAAATCGATCAGGATAAGATCGACCGCGTACGCGGCATGGACATCACCGTAGTTACCACCGCAAAGACCGATGACGAGGGACGCGCGCTGCTCAAGGCGCTCGGCTTCCCGTTTACATCCGAAGATTAA
- the rpsE gene encoding 30S ribosomal protein S5 has translation MTEATAAQATETKDAAAPATDDRRGGRKGEQRSDRGGRGERGGRGGRDGGRNDEKDKFIERVVTINRVAKVVKGGRRFSFTALVVVGDGNGMVGVGYGKAKEVPSAIAKAVEEAKKTFFRVPRIGGTIPHLVQGEAAAGVVLLRPASPGTGVIAGGPVRAILECAGIHDVLSKSLGSSNAINIVHATVDALKRLEEPQAVAARRGLPLDEVVPAAMLRNMQKAGA, from the coding sequence GTGACTGAAGCTACAGCTGCGCAGGCAACTGAGACCAAGGACGCCGCAGCTCCCGCCACTGACGACCGCCGAGGCGGCCGCAAGGGCGAGCAGCGCTCCGACCGTGGAGGCCGCGGAGAACGCGGTGGCCGCGGTGGCCGCGACGGCGGACGCAACGATGAGAAGGACAAGTTCATTGAACGCGTCGTGACCATCAACCGCGTTGCCAAGGTTGTCAAGGGTGGTCGTCGCTTCAGCTTCACCGCCCTGGTAGTTGTCGGCGACGGCAACGGCATGGTCGGTGTCGGCTACGGCAAGGCCAAGGAAGTTCCCTCCGCAATCGCGAAGGCCGTTGAAGAAGCCAAGAAGACTTTCTTCCGCGTCCCCCGCATCGGTGGAACCATCCCTCACCTGGTCCAGGGTGAAGCTGCTGCAGGCGTCGTCCTGCTGCGTCCGGCTTCCCCGGGTACCGGTGTTATCGCCGGTGGTCCGGTCCGCGCCATTCTCGAATGCGCCGGTATCCATGACGTACTGTCCAAGTCGCTCGGGTCCTCCAACGCCATCAACATCGTGCACGCCACGGTTGATGCGCTGAAGCGCCTCGAAGAGCCTCAGGCAGTGGCTGCCCGCCGCGGCCTGCCGCTGGACGAGGTTGTGCCGGCTGCGATGCTCCGCAACATGCAGAAGGCAGGTGCCTGA
- the rpmD gene encoding 50S ribosomal protein L30 has product MTTPKNIAVSTAKLKITQIKSTIGGKQNQKDTLRSLGLRRIGATTVRTADAVTVGMINTVPHLVKVEEAN; this is encoded by the coding sequence ATGACTACTCCTAAGAACATTGCCGTCAGCACGGCAAAGCTCAAGATCACCCAGATTAAGTCCACCATCGGTGGTAAGCAGAATCAGAAGGACACGCTGCGCTCATTGGGCCTGCGACGCATCGGTGCTACCACCGTTCGCACCGCAGACGCCGTGACTGTTGGCATGATCAACACGGTTCCGCACCTCGTGAAGGTTGAGGAGGCGAATTAA
- the rplF gene encoding 50S ribosomal protein L6 yields the protein MSRIGRLPIPVPAGVEIAINGNLVSVKGAKGELSHTVPSPITVTLDDSTITVARPNDERESRALHGLTRTLIANMITGVTEGYKKDLEIVGTGYRVVAKGSDLEFALGYSHPVPVTAPDGITLTVVGPTKVTVSGIDKQQVGEVSANIRKLRKPDPYKGKGIRYAGEIVRRKVGKAGK from the coding sequence ATGTCACGTATTGGACGTCTGCCCATCCCGGTTCCTGCCGGAGTTGAAATTGCCATCAATGGCAATCTTGTTTCCGTCAAGGGTGCCAAGGGCGAGCTGAGCCACACTGTGCCCAGCCCGATCACTGTCACGCTCGACGACAGCACCATCACCGTTGCCCGCCCCAATGACGAGCGCGAATCCCGTGCCCTCCACGGCCTGACCCGCACCCTGATCGCCAACATGATCACCGGTGTGACCGAAGGTTACAAGAAGGACCTGGAAATCGTTGGTACCGGTTACCGCGTCGTGGCCAAGGGCTCGGACCTCGAGTTCGCCCTGGGCTACAGCCACCCGGTTCCGGTAACGGCACCCGATGGCATCACGCTTACCGTCGTGGGTCCCACGAAGGTCACAGTGTCCGGCATCGACAAGCAGCAGGTGGGCGAGGTTTCGGCCAACATCCGCAAGCTGCGCAAGCCCGATCCCTACAAGGGCAAGGGTATTCGTTATGCCGGCGAGATTGTCCGCCGCAAGGTCGGAAAGGCTGGTAAGTAA
- the rplO gene encoding 50S ribosomal protein L15 produces MAEDNNNEHALKVHHLRPAPGAKTAKTRVGRGEGSKGKTAGRGMKGTKARYQVKAGFAGGQLPLHMRLPKLRGFKNPFRVEFQVVNLDKISELFPEGGEITVADLVAKGAVRKNQPVKVLGTGDITVKVNVTADAFSASAAEKIAAAGGTTTAL; encoded by the coding sequence ATGGCCGAAGATAATAACAACGAACACGCGCTGAAGGTTCACCACCTGCGTCCGGCACCCGGTGCCAAGACGGCCAAGACCCGTGTTGGCCGCGGTGAAGGTTCCAAGGGTAAGACCGCAGGCCGCGGTATGAAGGGCACCAAGGCCCGCTACCAGGTCAAGGCCGGTTTCGCTGGCGGGCAGCTGCCGCTGCACATGCGCCTGCCGAAGCTGCGCGGCTTCAAGAACCCGTTCCGCGTCGAGTTCCAGGTTGTAAACCTGGACAAGATCTCGGAGCTGTTCCCCGAAGGCGGCGAGATCACTGTTGCTGACCTCGTTGCCAAGGGCGCCGTTCGCAAGAACCAGCCCGTCAAGGTCCTGGGCACCGGCGACATCACCGTCAAGGTGAACGTAACCGCCGATGCATTCTCCGCCAGTGCGGCAGAGAAGATCGCCGCAGCAGGCGGAACGACCACGGCGCTCTAA